A region from the Triticum urartu cultivar G1812 chromosome 1, Tu2.1, whole genome shotgun sequence genome encodes:
- the LOC125548587 gene encoding putative WUSCHEL-related homeobox 2 produces the protein MAATATATAAATSVVTGTTRWCPTPEQLMILEEMYRGGLRTPNASQIQQITAHLAHYGRIEGKNVFYWFQNHKARDRQKLRRRLCMSHHLLSCAHYYAAANAGQYHQQQQLLGAGAVPPPLLQHPQQQQYYSASCAGGGYDQHLLPTTVPASAYAAAAGYAYPFAGVPASRCAEPSPPNTPLSFHHQGGGVVGSPEYSLGRLGNFGVVEDTCRPSRYEQQPQQLAAATEDQAAPVTATGLFCRPLKTLDLFPGAIKEEQRDVA, from the exons atggcggcgacggcgactgcgacggcggcggcgacgagcgtggtgacggggacgacgcggTGGTGCCCGACGCCGGAGCAGCTGATGATCCTGGAGGAGATGTACCGCGGCGGGCTGCGCACCCCCAACGCGTCGCAGATCCAGCAGATCACGGCGCACCTGGCCCACTACGGCCGCATCGAGGGCAAGAACGTCTTCTACTGGTTCCAGAACCACAAGGCCCGGGACCGCCAGAAGCTCCGCCGCAGGCTCTGCATGAGCCACCACCTCCTCTCCTGCGCGCACTACTACGCCGCCGCCAACGCCGGCCAGTAccaccagcagcagcagctcctcgGCGCCGGCGCGGTGCCTCCTCCGCTGCTGCAGCACCCGCAGCAGCAGCAGTACTACTCCGCCTCCTGCGCCGGTGGCGGCTACGACCAGCACCTGCTCCCGACGACCGTCCCAGCTTCCGCTTACGCTGCTGCTGCTGGGTACGCCTACCCCTTCGCCGGCGTGCCGGCAAGCCGGTGCGCCGAGCCCTCGCCGCCAAACACCCCGCTCTCCTTCCATCATCAG GGAGGAGGCGTAGTGGGATCGCCGGAGTACTCGCTGGGGAGGCTGGGCAACTTCGGCGTGGTGGAGGACACATGCCGGCCGTCGCGGTACGAGCAGCAGCCGCAGCAGCTGGCCGCGGCGACGGAAGATCAGGCGGCGCCGGTGACGGCGAcggggctgttctgccggccGCTGAAGACGCTGGACCTCTTCCCCGGCGCGATCAAGGAGGAGCAGCGCGACGTCGCCTAG
- the LOC125544933 gene encoding UPF0014 membrane protein STAR2-like, translating to MATSASLLLAQEVDPWAPGFWRDFAIGMLKPLAATVVVAMAVALSFTQRLGVEAEMLYAIARSFLQLSVIGFVLHFIFTQSSALWILLAYLFMVTVAGYTAGRRARQVPRGGYIAGVSILAGTAVTMFLLVVLSVFPFTPRYIIPVAGMMVGNAMTVTGVTMKKLHEDVKTQRSLVETALALGATPRQATVQQVRRSLVIALSPVIDNAKTVGLIALPGAMTGLIMGGASPLEAIQLQIVVMNMLMGASTVSSILSTYLCWPAFFTKAFQIDDSVFAD from the exons ATGGCGACGTCGGCGTCGCTCCTCCTGGCGCAGGAGGTGGACCCGTGGGCGCCGGGGTTCTGGCGGGACTTCGCGATCGGCATGCTCAAGCCGCTGGCGGCCACGGTGGTGGTGGCCATGGCGGTGGCGCTGAGCTTCACGCAGCGGCTGGGCGTGGAGGCGGAGATGCTCTACGCCATCGCGCGCTCCTTCCTGCAGCTCTCGGTCATCGGCTTCGTGCTCCACTTCATCTTCACCCAGAGCAGCGCGCTCTGGATCCTGCTCGCATACCTCTTCATGGTCACCGTCGCCGGCTACACCGCGGGGCGCCGCGCCCGGCAGGTCCCGCGCGGCGGGTACATCGCCGGCGTGTCCATCCTCGCCGGCACGGCCGTCACCATGTTCCTGCTCGTGGTGCTCAGCGTGTTCCCCTTCACGCCCCGCTACATCATCCCCGTCGCCGGCATGATGGTCGGCAACGCCATGACCGTCACCGGCGTCACCATGAAGAAGCTCCACGAGGACGTCAAGACGCAGCGGAGCCTC GTGGAGACTGCGCTGGCGCTGGGGGCGACGCCGCGGCAGGCGACGGTGCAGCAGGTGCGCCGGTCGCTGGTGATCGCGCTGTCGCCGGTGATCGACAACGCCAAGACGGTGGGGCTGATCGCGCTGCCGGGGGCCATGACGGGGCTCATCATGGGCGGCGCGTCGCCGCTGGAGGCCATCCAGCTGCAGATCGTGGTGATGAACATGCTCATGGGCGCCTCCACCGTCAGCAGCATCCTCTCCACCTACCTCTGCTGGCCGGCATTCTTCACCAAGGCCTTCCAGATCGACGACTCCGTCTTCGCCGACTAG